The following are encoded together in the uncultured Sphaerochaeta sp. genome:
- a CDS encoding FeoB-associated Cys-rich membrane protein: MSLIDIVVGIVILSLVVAASWYVLRNKKRGGACTGCSCCPLAERCDSKSG; encoded by the coding sequence ATGAGCTTGATAGACATTGTGGTTGGTATAGTGATTTTGAGTCTGGTTGTTGCAGCCTCTTGGTATGTGCTTCGAAACAAGAAGAGGGGGGGCGCCTGTACAGGGTGTTCCTGCTGTCCTCTGGCCGAGCGTTGTGACAGTAAGAGTGGGTAA